A single region of the Anser cygnoides isolate HZ-2024a breed goose chromosome W, Taihu_goose_T2T_genome, whole genome shotgun sequence genome encodes:
- the LOC136788708 gene encoding transmembrane protein 223-like isoform X3, whose amino-acid sequence MAAAAAAAARAAALELEAAVPRDVTLFRHERGPFFRLVGLFCVGQGCFWAGLAHFAFTALRPAPAPAPGPAPGPAPGPAPGPDPGPDPGPGADDPLRPRDHKWRLGFTASCLTLGSLIVAAGCVFPLRAVRQVTLLRGGAAVAISTHGPLGLGRGPSFTVPLRHVSCRAHRSEVPAMIPLKVKGRPFFFLLDKRGQLYNARLFDITVGAYRARGAGWHGPPGEPCPAAPPSLTSSPPQVLPGHRCGCSAASATPQGHRGAAGSAGRQGGHLWSLWPPPWCRA is encoded by the exons atggcggcggcggcggcggcggcggcacgggCAGCGGCTCTGGAGCTGGAGGCGGCGGTGCCCAGGGACGTGACGCTCTTCCGCCACGAGCGCGGTCCCTTCTTCCGCCTGGTCGGGCTCTTCTGCGTGGGGCAGGGGTGCTTCTGGGCTGGCTTGGCCCACTTCGCCTTCACGGCACTGCGCCCTGCGcccgctcccg CTCCCGGTCCTGCTCCCGGTCCTGCTCCCGGTCCCG CTCCCGGTCCCGATCCCGGTCCCgatcccggtcccggtgccgaTGACCCCCTCCGGCCCCGGGACCACAAGTGGCGCCTCGGCTTCACCGCTTCCTGCCTCACCCTCG gctcGCTGATCGTGGCAGCGGGCTGCGTGTTCCCGCTGCGCGCCGTGCGGCAGGTGAcgctgctgcgggggggggcggccgtgGCCATCAGCACCCACGGGCCGCTGGGGCTGGGCCGCGGGCCCTCCTTCACCGTGCCGCTGCGCCACGTCTCGTGCCGAGCCCACCGCTCCGAGGTGCCTGCCATGATCCCCCTCAAGGTGAAGGGGCGCCCCTTCTTCTTCCTGCTGGACAAGCGGGGCCAGCTCTACAACGCCCGGCTCTTTGACATCACTGTCGGTGCTTACC GGGCACGAGGGGCTGGCTGGCATGGGCCACCTGGAGAACCCTGCCCCGCAGCACCTCCATCGCTTACCTCCTCACCGCCTCAGGTTCTTCCGGGGCATCGCTGCggctgcagtgctgcttctgcGACTCCTCAGGGCCACCGtggagctgcaggcagtgctggcagaCAGGGGGGCCACCTGTGGTCCCTCTGGCCTCCACCATGGTGCAGGGCCTGA
- the LOC136788708 gene encoding transmembrane protein 223-like isoform X2, with product MAAAAAAAARAAALELEAAVPRDVTLFRHERGPFFRLVGLFCVGQGCFWAGLAHFAFTALRPAPAPGPAPGPAPGPAPGPAPGPAPGPAPGPAPGPAPGPDPGPDPGPGADDPLRPRDHKWRLGFTASCLTLGSLIVAAGCVFPLRAVRQVTLLRGGAAVAISTHGPLGLGRGPSFTVPLRHVSCRAHRSEVPAMIPLKVKGRPFFFLLDKRGQLYNARLFDITVGAYRARGAGWHGPPGEPCPAAPPSLTSSPPQVLPGHRCGCSAASATPQGHRGAAGSAGRQGGHLWSLWPPPWCRA from the exons atggcggcggcggcggcggcggcggcacgggCAGCGGCTCTGGAGCTGGAGGCGGCGGTGCCCAGGGACGTGACGCTCTTCCGCCACGAGCGCGGTCCCTTCTTCCGCCTGGTCGGGCTCTTCTGCGTGGGGCAGGGGTGCTTCTGGGCTGGCTTGGCCCACTTCGCCTTCACGGCACTGCGCCCTGCGcccgctcccggtcccgctcccggtcccgctcccggtcccgctcccggtcccgctCCCGGTCCTGCTCCCGGTCCTGCTCCCGGTCCTGCTCCCGGTCCCG CTCCCGGTCCCGATCCCGGTCCCgatcccggtcccggtgccgaTGACCCCCTCCGGCCCCGGGACCACAAGTGGCGCCTCGGCTTCACCGCTTCCTGCCTCACCCTCG gctcGCTGATCGTGGCAGCGGGCTGCGTGTTCCCGCTGCGCGCCGTGCGGCAGGTGAcgctgctgcgggggggggcggccgtgGCCATCAGCACCCACGGGCCGCTGGGGCTGGGCCGCGGGCCCTCCTTCACCGTGCCGCTGCGCCACGTCTCGTGCCGAGCCCACCGCTCCGAGGTGCCTGCCATGATCCCCCTCAAGGTGAAGGGGCGCCCCTTCTTCTTCCTGCTGGACAAGCGGGGCCAGCTCTACAACGCCCGGCTCTTTGACATCACTGTCGGTGCTTACC GGGCACGAGGGGCTGGCTGGCATGGGCCACCTGGAGAACCCTGCCCCGCAGCACCTCCATCGCTTACCTCCTCACCGCCTCAGGTTCTTCCGGGGCATCGCTGCggctgcagtgctgcttctgcGACTCCTCAGGGCCACCGtggagctgcaggcagtgctggcagaCAGGGGGGCCACCTGTGGTCCCTCTGGCCTCCACCATGGTGCAGGGCCTGA
- the LOC136788708 gene encoding transmembrane protein 223-like isoform X1: protein MAAAAAAAARAAALELEAAVPRDVTLFRHERGPFFRLVGLFCVGQGCFWAGLAHFAFTALRPAPAPGPAPGPAPGPAPGPAPGPAPGPAPGPAPGPDPGPDPGPAPGPAPGPGPAPGPDPGPDPGPGADDPLRPRDHKWRLGFTASCLTLGSLIVAAGCVFPLRAVRQVTLLRGGAAVAISTHGPLGLGRGPSFTVPLRHVSCRAHRSEVPAMIPLKVKGRPFFFLLDKRGQLYNARLFDITVGAYRARGAGWHGPPGEPCPAAPPSLTSSPPQVLPGHRCGCSAASATPQGHRGAAGSAGRQGGHLWSLWPPPWCRA, encoded by the exons atggcggcggcggcggcggcggcggcacgggCAGCGGCTCTGGAGCTGGAGGCGGCGGTGCCCAGGGACGTGACGCTCTTCCGCCACGAGCGCGGTCCCTTCTTCCGCCTGGTCGGGCTCTTCTGCGTGGGGCAGGGGTGCTTCTGGGCTGGCTTGGCCCACTTCGCCTTCACGGCACTGCGCCCTGCGcccgctcccggtcccgctcccggtcccgctcccggtcccgctcccggtcccgctCCCGGTCCTGCTCCCGGTCCTGCTCCCGGTCCTGCTCCCGGTCCCGATCCCGGTCCCGATCCCGGTCCTGCTCCCGGTCCTGCTCCCGGTCCTGGTCCTGCTCCCGGTCCCGATCCCGGTCCCgatcccggtcccggtgccgaTGACCCCCTCCGGCCCCGGGACCACAAGTGGCGCCTCGGCTTCACCGCTTCCTGCCTCACCCTCG gctcGCTGATCGTGGCAGCGGGCTGCGTGTTCCCGCTGCGCGCCGTGCGGCAGGTGAcgctgctgcgggggggggcggccgtgGCCATCAGCACCCACGGGCCGCTGGGGCTGGGCCGCGGGCCCTCCTTCACCGTGCCGCTGCGCCACGTCTCGTGCCGAGCCCACCGCTCCGAGGTGCCTGCCATGATCCCCCTCAAGGTGAAGGGGCGCCCCTTCTTCTTCCTGCTGGACAAGCGGGGCCAGCTCTACAACGCCCGGCTCTTTGACATCACTGTCGGTGCTTACC GGGCACGAGGGGCTGGCTGGCATGGGCCACCTGGAGAACCCTGCCCCGCAGCACCTCCATCGCTTACCTCCTCACCGCCTCAGGTTCTTCCGGGGCATCGCTGCggctgcagtgctgcttctgcGACTCCTCAGGGCCACCGtggagctgcaggcagtgctggcagaCAGGGGGGCCACCTGTGGTCCCTCTGGCCTCCACCATGGTGCAGGGCCTGA
- the LOC136788708 gene encoding transmembrane protein 223-like isoform X4 — protein sequence MAAAAAAAARAAALELEAAVPRDVTLFRHERGPFFRLVGLFCVGQGCFWAGLAHFAFTALRPAPAPGPAPGPAPGPAPGPAPGPAPGPAPGPAPGPDPGPDPGPAPGPAPGPGPAPGPDPGPDPGPGADDPLRPRDHKWRLGFTASCLTLGSLIVAAGCVFPLRAVRQVTLLRGGAAVAISTHGPLGLGRGPSFTVPLRHVSCRAHRSEVPAMIPLKVKGRPFFFLLDKRGQLYNARLFDITVGAYRKL from the exons atggcggcggcggcggcggcggcggcacgggCAGCGGCTCTGGAGCTGGAGGCGGCGGTGCCCAGGGACGTGACGCTCTTCCGCCACGAGCGCGGTCCCTTCTTCCGCCTGGTCGGGCTCTTCTGCGTGGGGCAGGGGTGCTTCTGGGCTGGCTTGGCCCACTTCGCCTTCACGGCACTGCGCCCTGCGcccgctcccggtcccgctcccggtcccgctcccggtcccgctcccggtcccgctCCCGGTCCTGCTCCCGGTCCTGCTCCCGGTCCTGCTCCCGGTCCCGATCCCGGTCCCGATCCCGGTCCTGCTCCCGGTCCTGCTCCCGGTCCTGGTCCTGCTCCCGGTCCCGATCCCGGTCCCgatcccggtcccggtgccgaTGACCCCCTCCGGCCCCGGGACCACAAGTGGCGCCTCGGCTTCACCGCTTCCTGCCTCACCCTCG gctcGCTGATCGTGGCAGCGGGCTGCGTGTTCCCGCTGCGCGCCGTGCGGCAGGTGAcgctgctgcgggggggggcggccgtgGCCATCAGCACCCACGGGCCGCTGGGGCTGGGCCGCGGGCCCTCCTTCACCGTGCCGCTGCGCCACGTCTCGTGCCGAGCCCACCGCTCCGAGGTGCCTGCCATGATCCCCCTCAAGGTGAAGGGGCGCCCCTTCTTCTTCCTGCTGGACAAGCGGGGCCAGCTCTACAACGCCCGGCTCTTTGACATCACTGTCGGTGCTTACCGTAAGCTGTAG
- the LOC106029518 gene encoding nuclear RNA export factor 1 yields the protein MAEEGKGGYSEHDDRVGGRGFSGRRKKGRGPFRGKMYSEVNHRSRNRGGPGLRARLDEDDGDVPMSEAHDGPRNRYLPYGPRPNRTANIHITVRRDLPAPERGGGGGSGGGSRDGGRRNWFKITIPYGKKYDKTWLLSSIQNLCSVPFTPVEFHYDHNRAQFYVEDATTASALKQVSRKITDRDNYKVVIIINSSAPPQSLQNELKPEEIEQLKLCMSKRYDGSQRALDLKSLRVDPDLVSQSIDVVLNQRSCMLVVLRIIEENIPELQSLNLSSNKLYRLDDLSELAQKAAGLKILDLSRNELKSERELDKVKGLKLEELWLDGNPLCDTFRDQSTYVSSVRERFPKLLRLDGHELPPPIAFDVEAPTTLPPCKGSYFGSDDLKALVLRFLQQYYSIYDSSDRQGLLDAYHDGACCSLSIPFGPQNPPRNSLNEYFKDSRNVKKLKDPTMRFKLLKHTRLNVVAFLNELPKTQHDVNSFVVDVCAQTNTLLCFAVHGIFKEVDGKSRDSVRAFTRMFIAVPAGNTGLCIVNDELFVRNATTEEIRKAFVMPAPTPSSSPVPTLSAEQQEMLAAFSMQSGMNLEWSQKCLQDNDWDYGRAGQVFTQLKLEGKIPEVAFLK from the exons ATGGCGGAGGAGGGCAAGGGGGGGTACAGCG AGCACGATGACCGCGTGGGCGGCAGAGGCTTCTCGGGCCGCAGGAAGAAAGGCCGGGGCCCGTTCCGGGGGAAGATGTACAGCGAGGTGAACCACCGCTCCCGCAaccggggcggccccgggctccGGGCGCGGCTGGACGAGGACGACGGCGACGTCCCCATGAGCGAGGCCCACGACGGGCCCCGGAACCGATA CTTGCCCTACGGGCCCAGGCCCAACCGCACGGCCAACATCCACATCACGGTGCGGCGCGACCTCCCCGCCccggagcgcggcggcggcggcggcagcggcggcgggagcCGAGACGGCGGCCGTAGGAACTGGTTCAAGATCACC ATCCCGTATGGGAAGAAGTATGACAAGACGTGGCTGCTGAGCTCCATCCAGAACCTCTGCAGCGTTCCCTTCACTCCTGTTGAG TTCCACTACGACCACAACCGAGCCCAGTTCTACGTGGAGGATGCCACCACTGCCAGCGCGCTTAAGCAGGTCTCTCGCAAGATCACGGACAGGGACAACTACAAG GTGGTGATAATTATCAACTCGTCGGCTCCGCCTCAGTCCCTGCAGAACGAACTGAAGCCGGAGGAGATTGAGCAGCTGAAG CTCTGCATGAGTAAAAGGTACGACGGCTCACAGCGGGCATTGGACCTCAAGAGCCTCCGTGTCGATCCCG ACTTGGTGTCGCAGAGCATCGACGTGGTGCTGAACCAGCGGAGCTGCATGCTGGTTGTGCTGCGCATCATCGAGGAAAACATCCCCGAG CTGCAGTCTCTGAACCTGAGCAGCAACAAGCTCTACCGCCTCGACGACCTGTCCGAGCTGGCGCAGAAAGCCGCCGGCCTCAAAATCCTCGACCTTTCTCGCAACGAG CTGAAGTCGGAACGGGAGCTGGACAAAGTGAAGGGGCTCAAGCTGGAAGAGCTTTGGCTGGACGGCAACCCGCTGTGCGACACTTTCCGGGACCAGTCTACTTACGTCAG CTCCGTCAGAGAGCGCTTCCCGAAGCTGCTGCGCCTG GACGGCCACGAGCTCCCGCCACCCATCGCCTTCGACGTGGAGGCACCCACGACGCTGCCCCCATGCAAG GGCAGCTACTTCGGCTCCGATGACCTGAAGGCGCTGGTGCTGCGGTTCTTGCAGCA GTACTACTCCATCTACGACTCGAGTGacaggcaggggctgctcgATGCCTACCACGATGGCGCCTGCTGCTCGCTCAGCATCCCCTTcgggccccaaaaccccccgaG GAACAGCCTGAACGAGTACTTCAAGGACAGCAGGAATGTGAAGAAGCTGAAGGACCCCA CCATGCGCTTCAAGCTGCTCAAGCACACGCGCCTCAATGTGGTGGCCTTCCTCAACGAGCTCCCCAAGACCCAGCACGACGTCAACTCCTTCGTGGTGGATGTCTGCGCCCAGACG AACACGCTGCTGTGCTTTGCCGTCCACGGGATCTTCAAGGAAG TGGACGGCAAATCCCGAGACTCGGTGCGTGCCTTCACCCGCATGTTCATCGCTGTGCCGGCTGGCAACACCGG CCTCTGCATAGTCAACGACGAGCTCTTTGTCCGCAACGCCACCACAGAGGAGATCCGCAAGGCCTTTGTCATGCCGGCACCCACCCCTTCctccagccccgtccccacgcTCTCTGCGGAGCAGCAGGAGATGCTGGCAGCCTTTTCCATGCAGTCAGGCATGAACCTCGAGTGGTCCCAGAA GTGCCTGCAGGACAATGACTGGGACTACGGCCGGGCTGGGCAGGTCTTCACTCAGCTGAAG CTGGAAGGCAAAATCCCCGAGGTGGCGTTTCTCAAGTGA
- the LOC136788707 gene encoding syntaxin-5-like isoform X2, which yields MNARRRHGSRNTEQGVYLGPPQTQAVPPPPPPLRAAPSPPPGADVMSCRDRTQEFLSACKSLQGRQQNGLQPSRAAAGAARQRSEFSLMAKRIGKDLSNTFAKLEKLTILAKRKSLFDDKAVEIEELTYIIKQDINSLNKQIAQLQDVVRARGSQSGRHVQTHSNTVVVSLQSKLASMSNDFKSVLEVRTENLKQQRSRREHFSRAPVSALPLAAGNLGGSAMLQDEPQRAGDVAIEMDARTSQQLQLIDEQDSYIQSRADTMQNIESTIVELGSIFQQLAHMVKEQEETIQRIDASVEDAQLNVEAAHGEILKYFQSVTSNRWLMVKIFLILIVFFIVFVVFLA from the exons ATGAACGCGCGGCGCCGCCACGGCTCGAGGAACACGGAGCAGGGCGTTTACCTGGGgcccccccagacgcaggccgtgccccccccgccgccgccgctccgggccgccccctccccccccccaggcgccgACGTCATGTCGTGTCGCGACAGGACCCAGGAGTTTCTGTCCGCCTGCAAGTCGCTGCAGGGCCGGCAG cagaacgggctgcagcccagcagagcgGCCGCAGGAGCCGCCCGGCAGCGCAGCGAGTTCAGCCTCATGGCCAA gcgcaTCGGGAAGGATCTCAGCAACACCTTCGCCAAGCTGGAGAAGCTGACCATCT TGGCCAAGAGGAAATCCCTCTTTGACGACAAGGCGGTGGAGATCGAGGAGCTCACCTACATCATCAAgcag GACATCAACAGCCTGAACAAGCAGATCGCGCAGCTGCAGGACGTGGTGCGGGCGCGGGGCAGCCAGAGCGGGCGCCACGTCCAGACGCACTCCAACACCGTCGTCGTGTCCCTGCAG tcCAAGCTGGCCTCCATGTCCAACGACTTCAAATCGGTGCTGGAGGTGCGGACGGAG aacctGAAGCAGCAGCGAAGCCGCCGCGAGCACTTCTCCCGTGCCCCCGTCTCCGCCTTGCCCCTGGCCGCTGGCAATTTGG GCGGCTCGGCAATGCTGCAGGACGAGCCACAGCGCGCCGGGGACGTCGCCATTGAGATGGACGCGCGGAcgagccagcagctgcagctgatCGATGAGCAG GATTCGTACATCCAGAGCCGGGCGGACACGATGCAGAACATCGAGTCCACCATCGTGGAGCTGGGCTCCATCTTCCAGCAGCTGGCGCACATGgtgaaggagcaggaggagacgATCCAGAG GATCGACGCCAGCGTGGAGGACGCGCAGCTGAACGTGGAGGCAGCGCACGGGGAGATCCTCAAGTACTTCCAGTCGGTCACCTCCAACCGCTGGCTGATGGTCAAGatcttcctcatcctcatcGTCTTCTTCATCGTCTTCGTCGTCTTCCTGGCCTGA
- the LOC136788707 gene encoding syntaxin-5-like isoform X3, whose translation MNARRRHGSRNTEQGVYLGPPQTQAVPPPPPPLRAAPSPPPGADVMSCRDRTQEFLSACKSLQGRQNGLQPSRAAAGAARQRSEFSLMAKRIGKDLSNTFAKLEKLTILAKRKSLFDDKAVEIEELTYIIKQDINSLNKQIAQLQDVVRARGSQSGRHVQTHSNTVVVSLQSKLASMSNDFKSVLEVRTENLKQQRSRREHFSRAPVSALPLAAGNLGGSAMLQDEPQRAGDVAIEMDARTSQQLQLIDEQDSYIQSRADTMQNIESTIVELGSIFQQLAHMVKEQEETIQRIDASVEDAQLNVEAAHGEILKYFQSVTSNRWLMVKIFLILIVFFIVFVVFLA comes from the exons ATGAACGCGCGGCGCCGCCACGGCTCGAGGAACACGGAGCAGGGCGTTTACCTGGGgcccccccagacgcaggccgtgccccccccgccgccgccgctccgggccgccccctccccccccccaggcgccgACGTCATGTCGTGTCGCGACAGGACCCAGGAGTTTCTGTCCGCCTGCAAGTCGCTGCAGGGCCGGCAG aacgggctgcagcccagcagagcgGCCGCAGGAGCCGCCCGGCAGCGCAGCGAGTTCAGCCTCATGGCCAA gcgcaTCGGGAAGGATCTCAGCAACACCTTCGCCAAGCTGGAGAAGCTGACCATCT TGGCCAAGAGGAAATCCCTCTTTGACGACAAGGCGGTGGAGATCGAGGAGCTCACCTACATCATCAAgcag GACATCAACAGCCTGAACAAGCAGATCGCGCAGCTGCAGGACGTGGTGCGGGCGCGGGGCAGCCAGAGCGGGCGCCACGTCCAGACGCACTCCAACACCGTCGTCGTGTCCCTGCAG tcCAAGCTGGCCTCCATGTCCAACGACTTCAAATCGGTGCTGGAGGTGCGGACGGAG aacctGAAGCAGCAGCGAAGCCGCCGCGAGCACTTCTCCCGTGCCCCCGTCTCCGCCTTGCCCCTGGCCGCTGGCAATTTGG GCGGCTCGGCAATGCTGCAGGACGAGCCACAGCGCGCCGGGGACGTCGCCATTGAGATGGACGCGCGGAcgagccagcagctgcagctgatCGATGAGCAG GATTCGTACATCCAGAGCCGGGCGGACACGATGCAGAACATCGAGTCCACCATCGTGGAGCTGGGCTCCATCTTCCAGCAGCTGGCGCACATGgtgaaggagcaggaggagacgATCCAGAG GATCGACGCCAGCGTGGAGGACGCGCAGCTGAACGTGGAGGCAGCGCACGGGGAGATCCTCAAGTACTTCCAGTCGGTCACCTCCAACCGCTGGCTGATGGTCAAGatcttcctcatcctcatcGTCTTCTTCATCGTCTTCGTCGTCTTCCTGGCCTGA
- the LOC136788707 gene encoding syntaxin-5-like isoform X1 — MNARRRHGSRNTEQGVYLGPPQTQAVPPPPPPLRAAPSPPPGADVMSCRDRTQEFLSACKSLQGRQVEMGGAGGDWEQNGLQPSRAAAGAARQRSEFSLMAKRIGKDLSNTFAKLEKLTILAKRKSLFDDKAVEIEELTYIIKQDINSLNKQIAQLQDVVRARGSQSGRHVQTHSNTVVVSLQSKLASMSNDFKSVLEVRTENLKQQRSRREHFSRAPVSALPLAAGNLGGSAMLQDEPQRAGDVAIEMDARTSQQLQLIDEQDSYIQSRADTMQNIESTIVELGSIFQQLAHMVKEQEETIQRIDASVEDAQLNVEAAHGEILKYFQSVTSNRWLMVKIFLILIVFFIVFVVFLA, encoded by the exons ATGAACGCGCGGCGCCGCCACGGCTCGAGGAACACGGAGCAGGGCGTTTACCTGGGgcccccccagacgcaggccgtgccccccccgccgccgccgctccgggccgccccctccccccccccaggcgccgACGTCATGTCGTGTCGCGACAGGACCCAGGAGTTTCTGTCCGCCTGCAAGTCGCTGCAGGGCCGGCAGGTGGAgatggggggtgctgggggggactgggag cagaacgggctgcagcccagcagagcgGCCGCAGGAGCCGCCCGGCAGCGCAGCGAGTTCAGCCTCATGGCCAA gcgcaTCGGGAAGGATCTCAGCAACACCTTCGCCAAGCTGGAGAAGCTGACCATCT TGGCCAAGAGGAAATCCCTCTTTGACGACAAGGCGGTGGAGATCGAGGAGCTCACCTACATCATCAAgcag GACATCAACAGCCTGAACAAGCAGATCGCGCAGCTGCAGGACGTGGTGCGGGCGCGGGGCAGCCAGAGCGGGCGCCACGTCCAGACGCACTCCAACACCGTCGTCGTGTCCCTGCAG tcCAAGCTGGCCTCCATGTCCAACGACTTCAAATCGGTGCTGGAGGTGCGGACGGAG aacctGAAGCAGCAGCGAAGCCGCCGCGAGCACTTCTCCCGTGCCCCCGTCTCCGCCTTGCCCCTGGCCGCTGGCAATTTGG GCGGCTCGGCAATGCTGCAGGACGAGCCACAGCGCGCCGGGGACGTCGCCATTGAGATGGACGCGCGGAcgagccagcagctgcagctgatCGATGAGCAG GATTCGTACATCCAGAGCCGGGCGGACACGATGCAGAACATCGAGTCCACCATCGTGGAGCTGGGCTCCATCTTCCAGCAGCTGGCGCACATGgtgaaggagcaggaggagacgATCCAGAG GATCGACGCCAGCGTGGAGGACGCGCAGCTGAACGTGGAGGCAGCGCACGGGGAGATCCTCAAGTACTTCCAGTCGGTCACCTCCAACCGCTGGCTGATGGTCAAGatcttcctcatcctcatcGTCTTCTTCATCGTCTTCGTCGTCTTCCTGGCCTGA
- the LOC125181584 gene encoding WD repeat-containing protein 74-like, whose product MAAPARWSHVWVGAETGALKGVNLQKKQATNYTGGGALSRGEGVCALCWGDAAETEVLVGCLDRSVKLFSTEKGKFTETRLCPGGDGAFCGLAVHGSTLITCVESGLLKVWRDDAAENLELQAGAGLCRMRQDPARPHRVGTGGKENALKVWDLHRPEEPVFRAKNVRNDWLDLRVPVWDRDLQFLPGSDKVVTCTAHRQVRLYDPSTPQRRPVLETTFSESPLTALSLAPGATSVVVGSARGEVAVIDLRQGRVLKCLKGFAGSVRGLQCHPSLPLVASCGLDRFLRVHDLDDKQLRHKVYLKSRLNCLLLSSHQDWEAQEAPAAPAEVKEEEEGDALWDSMETVPTQPPDPEAGRGKRAKKRKSSGP is encoded by the exons ATGGCGGCCCCCGCGCGGTGGAGCCACGTGTGGGTGGGGGCCGAGACCGGAGCGCTTAAag GCGTGAACCTGCAGAAGAAGCAGGCCACCAACTAcaccggcggcggggcgctgaGCCGCGGGGAGGGCGTCTGCGCCCTTTGCTGGGGGGACGCCGCCGAGACCGAG GTCCTGGTGGGGTGCCTGGACCGCTCGGTGAAGCTGTTCAGCACTGAGAAGGGGAAGTTCACCGAGACCCGGCTGTGCCCCGGCGGGGACGGCGCCTTCTGTGGCCTGGCGGTTCATGGCAG CACCCTGATCACCTGCGTCGAGTCGGGGCTCCTCAAGGTGTGGCGTGACGACGCGGCCGAGAAT ctggagctgcaggcgGGCGCGGGGCTGTGCCGCATGCGCCAGGATCCGGCCCGGCCTCACCGCGTGGGCACCGGCGGGAAGGAGAACGCCCTCAAAGTCTGGGACCTGCATCGCCCGGAGGAGCCCGTCTTCCGTGCCAAGAAC GTCAGGAACGACTGGCTCGACCTCCGCGTCCCCGTCTGGGACCGCGACCTCCAATTCCTGCCAGGATCCGACAAGGTGGTTACGTGCACTGCGCACCGCCAG GTGCGGCTCTAcgaccccagcaccccacagcgGCGTCCGGTGCTGGAGACCACCTTCAGCGAGTCCCCGCTTACCGCGCTCTCCCTCGCACCTGGAGCCAC CTCCGTCGTGGTGGGCAGCGCTCGTGGGGAGGTGGCTGTCATTGATCTGCGCCAAG GGCGGGTGCTGAAGTGCCTGAAGGGCTTCGCGGGCAGCGTGCGGGGGCTGCAGTGCCACCCGTCCCTCCCCCTCGTGGCCTCCTGCGGCCTCGACCGTTTCCTTCGCGTCCATGACCTGGACGACAAGCAGCTGCGCCACAAG GTCTATCTGAAATCCCGCCTGAactgcctgctgctgagcagccacCAGGACTGGGAG GCCCAGGAAGCGCCGGCCGCGCCAGCTGAagtgaaggaggaagaggagggcgaCGCGCTCTGGGATTCGATGGAGACCGTCCCCACGCAGCCGCCGGACCCCGAGGCCGGCCGGGGCAAACGTGCCAAGAAGCGGAAGAGCTCTGGgccgtga